From the genome of Burkholderia cepacia ATCC 25416:
GCATCAGCACGATTTCCGGAATCAGGATCCAGCACATCGCGCGGCGCATGTCGACCTTCGACACGAACCACGCGCCGACCGGCTGCATCAGGAACTGCACGACGAGCGAGATCGACAGGATGCCGAGAAACGTGCCCTGCGCGTAGCCGAGCTCCTTCGTCGCCCACGACAGCGCGAACGTGCTGCGGAAGTACGTGACGTTGATCACCGGCAGCGTGCCGGCCGCGAGCAGCACGACGACCCAGTGATCGCGCACGACGTCGCGCAGCGGCAGCTTCACGGTGCGCTTGCGCGCGAGCACGCGCTGCATGTCGGCCGACTCCTCGAGCCTCAGCCGGATCACCATGCCGATGATCACCAGCACGGCCGACAGCAGGAACGGAATGCGCCAGCCCCACATCAGGAACGACGGTGTCGGCAGCGCGCTCAGCGCGAAGAAGGCCGCGGTGGCGAGCAGGTTGCCGGTGGGCGAACCCTGCTGCGCGAACGCCGCGTACAGGATGCTGCGATGCTTCGGCGCGTTCTCGCTCGCGATCAGCACCGCGCCGCCCCACTCGCCGCCGACCGCGATGCCCTGCAGCACGCGCAGCGCGACGAGGCCGGCCGGCGCCCATACACCGATCCGCGCATAACCGGGCAGCAGGCCGATGCCGGTCGTCGCGAGCCCCATCATCACCAGCGTGATCACGAGCGCGGTCTTGCGGCCGACACGATCGCCGAGATGCCCGAACACGATGCCGCCGAGCGGCCGCGCGGCGAAGCCGGCCCAGAACGTGACGAACGCAAGCAGCGTCGCGACGCCGGGATCCATCCTGCTCGAAAAGAACACCTTGCCGAACACGAGCGCCGCGGCGGTGCCGTAAATGTAGAAGTCGTACCACTCGATCGTGGTGCCGACGAACGCCGCGAAGGCGGCGCGGCCGGGCCGCGGCTGCGGCGCGGCGGACGGGGATGGCTGACGGCTCATCGATGTCTCCATGTTTGTGTTTCCGGGGCGCGACTGCCGCGCGCCTTTCCCGGGTGGCCGGCATGGCGCCGCCGGCCGGCGGCGTCGTGTCAGCCGGGGGCTTCCCTCAGCACGCCGGCGTCGAGCAATTGCTGCTGGAGCGCGGGATCGACGCCGAGGCGATCGAGCACCGCGCGCGTGTCGCCGCCCAGCGCGGGCGGCGGCGAACGATAGGTAGCCGGCGTGCGCGACAGCTTCACCGGCGACGCGGTGCCGCGATACGCGCCGATCTCGACGAACAGGTTCCGGTGCAGCGCATGCGGATCGTGCGCGACGTCGGCCACCGTTCGCACCGGCCCGCACGGCACGCCGGCCGCCATCAGGTCGCGCGCGAGCGGCTCGCATGCGTGCGCGGCGAGCCGCGCTTCCAGTTCGGCCTTCAGCTCGGGACGGTGCGCGCAGCGGTTGCGGTTGTCGACGAAACGCGGATCGCCCGCGAGCGCCGGCGCACCGAGATGCGCGACGAGCCGCGCGAACTGCCGGTCGTTGCCGATCGCGAGGAAGATCGGCACGGTCGCCGTGCGGTAGCTGTCGTATGGCGCGATGTTCGGATGCGCGTTGCCGCTGCGCGCCGGCACGCGCCCCGAACCGAAGAAGTTCGGCAGATGCGGATGCAGCAGCGACACGCCGCAGTCGTACAGCGCGATGTCGATCGACTGTCCGCGCCCGCTCTTCCCGCGCTCCGCGAGCGCCAGCAGGATGCCCGCGAGCGCATTGAGGCCTGTGACCATGTCGACGATCGGCAGACCGATGCGCGTCGCGTCGCCGTCGCGCTCGCCGTTGACGCTCATCAGCCCCGCCATCGCCTGGATCACCGCGTCGTAGCCGGGCAGCCCGCCGAGCGGGCCCGCTTCGCCGAAGCCCGTCACCGCGCAGTGGATCAGGCGCGGGAAGCGGGGCTGCAGGTCGCGCGCGTAATCCATCCCCCAGCGCGCGAGCGTGCCGGGCTTGAAGTTCTCGACGAGCACGTCGGCCTCTTCGAGCAGGCGCCACAGGATCGCGCGCCCCTCGTCGCGCGACAGGTCGAGCGCGAGCCCTTCCTTGTTGCGGTTCACGCCCATGAAGTACCACGCGGTGTCGCCGAGGAACGGCGGCCCCCAGCCGCGCGTCTCGTCGCCGTCCGGCGGCTCGATCTTGACCACCGTCGCCCCGTGGTCGGCGAGTGCCTGCGTGCAGTACGGGCCGCCGAGCACGCGGCTCAGGTCGACGACCTTCAGGCCGTCCAGTGCGCCACGCGAGGCGGTCATCGTTCGACCTCCGGCAGCAGGTCGAGCGCGGTATCGAGCGCGATGGGCGTGCCGCGCAGCAGCGCAGCGCAGGCAGCGGATTCGTCGTCGCGCGATGCCGGCGCAAGCGGGTCGACCGGCAGCAGCTTGTGGCGCACGACCAGGTGCGCGAGCGCGAGACGCCGGAAATCCGGCGCGAGCCGCGCGCCCTCGCACGCCATCAGCACGGCCGCGCTTGCGTAGTACAGCGCGGACGCGGCCTGCCGCACGCGCGCGTCGTCGCCTTCCGCCGCGACCCGCGCAAGCGCGTCGCAGGCGCGCGCGAGGATGCGCCGCAGCGCCGCGCGGCTCGCGTCGGGCAGCGGCGCCGCGCCGAGGCGGTCGCCGAGAAAGGTACGCAGCGCGTCGAGCGCTTGCTCGCGCTGCGCGGCCCGCGCGACGTCGAGCGCGACGATGTTGCTCGTGCCTTCCCAGATCGAGCCGAGATGCGCATCGCGC
Proteins encoded in this window:
- a CDS encoding MFS transporter; translation: MSRQPSPSAAPQPRPGRAAFAAFVGTTIEWYDFYIYGTAAALVFGKVFFSSRMDPGVATLLAFVTFWAGFAARPLGGIVFGHLGDRVGRKTALVITLVMMGLATTGIGLLPGYARIGVWAPAGLVALRVLQGIAVGGEWGGAVLIASENAPKHRSILYAAFAQQGSPTGNLLATAAFFALSALPTPSFLMWGWRIPFLLSAVLVIIGMVIRLRLEESADMQRVLARKRTVKLPLRDVVRDHWVVVLLAAGTLPVINVTYFRSTFALSWATKELGYAQGTFLGILSISLVVQFLMQPVGAWFVSKVDMRRAMCWILIPEIVLMPVMFHALATRSYWVAVAGMCISTIPSAMFYGAVGGVLARVFPANIRYTGLSLAYQLSALVVGGGTPVLAQAILNTTGSIVGVAVASGLYALVSLVCMLALLNRTGYRADELSTAERSDAAEWGTEGGSTAPAADGSAQSGDGGALKPAG
- a CDS encoding CaiB/BaiF CoA transferase family protein — translated: MTASRGALDGLKVVDLSRVLGGPYCTQALADHGATVVKIEPPDGDETRGWGPPFLGDTAWYFMGVNRNKEGLALDLSRDEGRAILWRLLEEADVLVENFKPGTLARWGMDYARDLQPRFPRLIHCAVTGFGEAGPLGGLPGYDAVIQAMAGLMSVNGERDGDATRIGLPIVDMVTGLNALAGILLALAERGKSGRGQSIDIALYDCGVSLLHPHLPNFFGSGRVPARSGNAHPNIAPYDSYRTATVPIFLAIGNDRQFARLVAHLGAPALAGDPRFVDNRNRCAHRPELKAELEARLAAHACEPLARDLMAAGVPCGPVRTVADVAHDPHALHRNLFVEIGAYRGTASPVKLSRTPATYRSPPPALGGDTRAVLDRLGVDPALQQQLLDAGVLREAPG